Within the Montipora foliosa isolate CH-2021 chromosome 11, ASM3666993v2, whole genome shotgun sequence genome, the region GCTGATCTTACTTATGTTGGTATGTAGGCAAGAAAATGGCAATTGCATTTTAATGGAGATTAGTGTGGAGGAGTGCTTATGGTAACACATTGAAAATGGACTACTGTAACAGCTCAATCTTAAAAGATAACAAAAGTGTTGAGATCCTGGGgtcactttttcaagttttacgTACATCTAAATTTGTATTTAAATTTTATAGATCTATATCAAAATTTGCCATGGTTTTATAGTGAGATGGGACTCTGAGATGGCAGGGATGAGTTAGAGAAAGCTGAAGATAGAGACAACTGGTGATCTACGATTGCCTTTTGTCCCACTGGGGATGAAGGGGATTATAGTTACATGTAGTTAGTTTGTTAGTTATGGTGTGATTTATggtttcttccaaaattataCACTGAGGacctacactgtacatgtattgttgGCTCATACTGAAGATCATGTTTGTCCACGATAACTGGATACAAAGGGAATGTCttgaatgaatttttttcattcatttaatttaatgtTATTATTCAATACAGCTGCAAATGGTAGGGTGGGTTGATAAAAAAAACATATCCCAGTTCTATTTAGGAACAAACTTATTAAATCACGAGGATGCACTATAAAGGTGTGGTGTcttaggcacatgcaaatgattattttatcaATCAACCTTGGACGCAActgagctctgtgataattttgtgcaatgaaagagcccatcatggcaatgtgtccgtaacatgtcataaaatgttatctgtcgttctttttttaatccccTGTCCCTTGTTCTTgcgctagaaatatcttttagggcttCTCTCTCTGTGTTGCGGTTtattgatcaccatcttggataatcaatcagtcgtgcttgaatgaattcatACAAGAGCAATGTGTGAAGCAGCCTCTTTTAGTGTGTGTTCGTGTTTAAGCTGTTGCAAAGAGGTCAGGCACTCAACAGCTCTCAAACTCACAATGGTGCAATCAGGTCACTTCTCATTAAGTCTTTTTGCTAGAATCCTGAAGAGATGTAGATAccactatttttttaatttgcttataGACAACAGACAGAGCAGGCTACACAAAAACTTGCCAAGGAAACTAATTCTTTCCTGAAGCAGCTGCCTCATCTGTTGGGAGAAGCACCAGCAGACAaagtatggaaaaaaaaattcttgcaatatattttgtaaagaTAATTACTTTAAAGGTGTACATTAAATTTTCGTAAAACGCTCAATTCACTAACCCCTGGATGTAACTTCTATAAGGGTctttcttaaagtgcctatgaagtaaaaaagaatTTATGCCTATTTGAAAGAGTTTtcaaagtaaataaatgaataatggCCTTTACAGTTTTGAAGCATCTTTTTTCGTttcagagatatttgagtttttgtgttatgcaaattagccaattgatgacgtcatcagtggtTCTGCTGGAAGATGGATCACAAAATCAAGAGTATCTCTCAAAGTGTAACAGCGATATGATTCAAACTTGGCATGAGTAATATACCCTTAAGTAAGTTGCAAGGTGGTGCAGAGTATAAtgtaaccatggcaacactTTTGGCTCCAGTCCCTTTTGGTTATAAATGAAGTTTCTCAATTTCCTCTCAAATCAAGCAAGACAGACAGTCCTGCTCAAAACAATCATAGATCCCATGTTGCTGTAGGTCTCTGAATCAACTCATTGAGTGTGAATGATGTTTGGTTAAGACAAAAAGCGGAAACACCAGCTCCGCACAACCTTGATCTGGAAGCAAaatggttgccatggcaactgtaTGATTTGTATCATTTTATGTGCtgactgataaacattattagtgccaagtttgaagagaacTGCGGTAATATTTCCAAGTATATTTTAGATTTTGTGATTTGTGTTACCCTGGGAACCACTGATTACGTCATCAGTTTTAACACAAAAACCTTAATATCTCTCCAATGATAtgagatattttaaaaatgagaaCACCATGTTTCCTAttttcaaaagatctttcaaataaGCCTTAATTATTTTTcgtttcataggcactttaacttgccgagaaagaaaggactctgcagaaatcgtgtagATTAATTGTTATTGAGTACCAGTATTCgtaagccgttgcttggagacagtttcaaagcCAGGCCAAGTCTTGATCACAATCGTTTGACCTTTGCCTTGCCAAAAATTTGATGTGTGCGCTGCCTAAACCTGTTTGACAAgggtgactagcccagaaacttgggctgtGGCGACTTGAAAAACTTGACGCAATATCTGCAGATCCTTGCTTGTTCATcctctggtgagttttagagaggctctgctcacAGGGCGAGTTACAGTCAATTTCCCTCGAATCTGGACCCAAAAACCCCACTTTACTAACCTTTCACAAAGGGTTACAACCACAGCACCTGCTGTGGATTTATATATCAGTCTACAAGATTATCAGTAACCAATTGATGTTGTACTGTAGTTTTTGTCTTCAGTTAGATGAGTATAGTATTGCTACatgtatactttttttttttgctcattcatgccaagaaaaaaaggtaaaatccCAACTTGCCACTGCGATTTTGATTCCCTGCTTTCCTGAGGGGACCTTCACTTGACTgagttgattattattattattatcatcatcatcatcatcatcatcattattaaatGACATCATTTGAGTTTGTCAATATCATTGATTGAGTTGGTGCTTGCTTATATGTACTGGACTAGTGGTCTGAGAAAGTCGCTTGTTTAAGTCTGAAATCTACAGTGGGAATCGATAGGGGTTTTCTTGAGTGCTGACAAGGCTGTGACGTTTTTGAGTGCTGACATTTTTACCTTGGCAAGGTCTCAAGTAGCACAGAGGCATTTCTGTCTGCTTACTACACAGTTGATAACTTTGAGAATAGGAGGTGATGCCAATTCCCTCTTACTAACCCCAGGGCAGCACTTTTCTCATTGTTTATTCTGTCAACAGCGTCAGCGAAAgatacaagttgagaaacttgCAGACAATTTTACTGCAGCATTAAACAGCTTCCAGAAAGTCCAGCGGGTAAGGAGGGGTCAAacatcataatttttttaaaggttgTTAACCTCAAGTCTCTTTTGTACAGTTAGTACAGTGTATCACatgtttttcatcattttctctATTTTTATGAAGGTATGCTAAAAATATACATACCTGTGCTCTGCATGTTAGATAATGCAGTTTCCAGTCAAGTCTGTACGTTGACATCTTCACAGAAATGTCAACACAAACATCATTTTAAAGTAATGCAAGTTCATGTTTAACAAACATTTCCCTTTTGCCCCCAGGGGGTTCCCAAATGACAAGTTAATTGGTTTGGTGTAAGAcaggaaaatatatttttggccATTTTAAGAGTGGAATGTTAAAGGGGACAACTGAAATTTCCTTGTGGTTTACTCTCAATCCTTTTTTAAATGAatacagaattaactattggagagtaatgtgaagtgctattttctacccatgtaaatcatgtgagtgttagccctattaatggaattgggcccacacaaggacagagaaaaaggGTGGGAGAGAGGGTGGGAATTAAGATAGAACTTCACAGTACCCTCCAACAGTTAATtctgttaaaatataagtgctacactgccaacgtttgcaaaaatgtaacccttcttttttaaagaaatatcTACTGTTTGTAGAtggtacaaaatacaaaattactggtaataattattttggtgGTGATTTTAAATAGATCGCTGCTGAGAAAGAGCGAGAGTCAGTTTCAAGAGCCAGATCAATTTCATCCACAATGCCTGCTCCCAGCGTAAGTTGTGAACTTTTGTCTCCCATGTTGCTTATCATAGAGATTGCATACAAGTTATCCTCTCATTATCACCAGGaaactgtttgtttgtttgtttttccttttacagCAAATGGGTGGATTCACTGATGACCACACTTTGGCAGAAAATGATAGGTACTGAACCAATGCcaattctttgttttgtttgtttgtttgttgttgttgtttttcatcTGGTTGTCAAGCTGTTTGGCCTGTTGCTGGGGAGGAGTTCATGGGGAGGAGACAAAATCATCATATGGAAGTTGATTACTGTGGGagcagagaaaatgaaaaatagacCGTTAGATTGGAGGCTTTTTCTTATCTGCCTCCACTCATTTTCCTCTGCCAGCTTTCTTGCCTTACAGTAGTTTTCCCCCACTACCTGAATACCTGGAACATGCCAGTTCATTGGTTAGCCTGTGAAAGGTATTTTAAGAGTGCAATTTGCTCAGTGCTACTGCACTTATACTTGTGAGCATTGAACTACCAGTAGCAAATGAGTTACTTTTCCTTGCCTTTGCTTTGTCATTGTTTCGCAGTGTTTCTCTTACTCTACCCAACACCATtccattgatttgatttgtgttcctctattatttcatttgtttgttcatttctttattctctCGAACAGGTGCTTTTTCATTTAACAGAGTTTTGTGTTTTTGTCAGCCCTGGACACAATGCACATTAATAGCATTGAAATTATGCCTGTTACAACACAATTCAACTAGAGATTGGTTTTGATGAAGGTTTAATCATTCTTATGTTTGAGCAATAAGATGACCTGTGAACCATTCCAATATGTGATAAACGGGTCTTAACAGCTAGAAATTTAAACCCTAAGAAATTGCCTGACAATGTTATTAAAAATGCAGTTAACTCCAGTCTTCACTGTTGGATGAGCATCTTCAATGCTATAGAGtaattttatttccattttacaaCTTTAACAGCGTAATTTTTTATGGCCCCGTAGAACTGCAGGTGGCCTTCAAGTGCAAGCAGAGGAAGAAGTATCTGTTGAGCTGATTGAGGAAAGAGAAAGAGCTATTAGACAGCTGGAGGTAAATGATTTGGGTCTTTTAATGCAGACACATctttgacaatgatgacataGTGCTTAAGGCAAACACAGAAGGCAATCCAAATTCCCCTGACACGTTTTTGGTTTTCTAGTTCAGATGCCCTACTACTGATCTACATGTACCATATCAACATTTTCATTCCTTAAGAGGTTTCCCTTTGTTGATTAAAATGGTATTTTCTGCATATAAACAAGAAAACGTGTTCATTTATTATAAATGTGTTCCCTATTCTATTCTTTCCTTTGAATAGTCTGATATTGTCGGTGTTAATGAAATCTTCAGAGATCTTGCAACAATGGTTTACGAGCAAGGTGAAGTGATAGGTAAGAAAGCTACCTGATAATTCAGTCAGATTATTAGCATATACCACACAATTGAAGAGTGCTTTCtgtgcaaaatttaaaatttcaaaaatttcaatatttccCTCAGCTGTGcttcggggaaacattgagattctcggaaacaaaattaactgtctCCCTCTGGACCAgtcatttgttgtttttattgtatgGCTACAATAGTACgtgcactctgattggctgccgagcgggcaagattttcttgtaaTGACCAAGCATTATAAAAATTTTTCTCGGCCCGACGGCTCTTCGGAGAGCAAAAGCTACGAGCGCTCTGCTTGCTGGCCATGACGggcatttttgtttgctttctgtATTTAAATCTTTTCATCTCCTCCCCTCCCCTGCACTCCCAAAGTTAAGAGGCCAGTTTTAAGAATTTAAATAtcttaaactttcatttttagATAGCATTGAGGCCCATGTGGAGGTCACTTCTGTCAATGTGGAACAGGCAAACGTTCAGTTAGACAAAGCTAGCCATTACCAGGTCTGTGGCAAACCAATTTCCACTGTACTAAAGCTATGTTACTTGAAGTCTTACAGCTGCGTCAGTATGCCTGTGATCGGTTTGATTTTTTGGAACCTCACATGCCACCTCCAAGACACATGAAATTGTACAAGATAGACCACACTGCTTAGCGAGATGAATGACACAATTTTTTTCATCTAGTACAAGAAATCTTTAAGTATTGAAGTACTTGTCATGTACCAAGAATTCATTGTTGAATGCACGGATCGTAAAACCAGCATTAGCGGTCGTGGCTTTATCGTTGGGAAGATAATATTTTCTTTTATGGATAGTGAAATCAAAAGGAATTTAGTTACGTCTCGATATTTGTCGACGGTGACTTGTCGTCAGTTAAGTTGCAAGTGTGAGCCACCACGCACTGgtaactcagttggttaagcatcgggctgccatgcgggaggtcgtgagttcgactccggccgcaccaacactcggggtcctaaaataactgaggagaaagtgctgcttttgtaactacacccgcaaatggttaagactttcaagtcttctcggataaggactataaaccgtaggccccgtttcacaactcttcaatgttcgTTAACTCTTTGAGACGTTAAAGATtcccacacactagtcgaaaagagtagggcatggagttcccggtgatGTGGTCTGTCTTTTCCTTCAGTAATGTGGTCGACTTGGCGTAATCTTCTTTTAATGGACcgactgatcgatgagaccacgtaacagcaaaacagacagtagtcaaattgaaggagtccaagtgctgaaactggtaaaccaAGTTGTCAGGTTTACGCGCATTGCAGCTCGCTGTCGACCGGTTAGCTGAGCTTGTTGAGCATCGGACCAATTGTCCGGGAAGTCCTTAGTTCAATTCCgactggaccaacactcaatTAACTGatctctttgtttgtttgtttgtttgtttgtttatttttttatttatttgtctatGCCTGCATATTCCTTCTATCctcaattttaaattaatttgtggTTGCAGAAGACCCTTCCACAAAGAATCGTTACGTTTCGACGCGAGCCGCAGTGCCGCGGTGTCTTATTAGTGATCTTAAGGTTAAAGtgaattgagtagaatggctggtgctGCAGTGCCTTGGTGCCTTAGTTCGACGTAAGGTTTAATTGAGGTTATATTCCATATGCTGTGCGCTTGATTTGCGTCATACCTTGTTTGTTTTGCCTcttggattaaagaacgaggtataatATCCATGTGTTGCGCGCTTAACAGTCATTCTTAGTTCACTTCGGCATAGGGGATAAAAAGGTCAGTGAACCAACGCCACGACTGCAGTGCTTTTAGGGGCCATTTATCGTGGCCGgctattctgcaatctagctgGTTAGGTTAGGGGTTCTCTTTAGGTGGGATCTAACCTGCCATCAGAcgttcttttctttagagagggccccttctctaaagaaaagaacatcTGATGGCAGGTTAGGTGGGATCGGACCGGGTAGGTATTCTTTTGGCAGACCCGTGTTCTGTTGTCTGTCAATCCGCCACTATGCAATTTTTTACGAAAATAAAAACCGCTTCAAAGAGGCTTCTACCTCAAACTGACAGCTATTGCAAAAATGCGCAGATGTCGGTTATTTTTACTGTACGTAAACTATGAAATTCAACTAATTTTGACGGCGAATTTACGACTTTTAAGTGTTCTCCTTGATGCTTTAATCACTTAAAGGCCCATGTTCAACCAAAAGACATTGCGCGCTTGTGTTGAATTTCGCACAGACGTAAAATCCGAAAATCATCGGCGAGTACCATttggtaaccaatcaaaatgctggAACTATTGAAAACACAAGCGCGCAATATCTGTCTTAATTATAtgaacaccaatgaaataccaataggccatttccgagtttatatccgcctcctcttcaaagcgagtctaagtgcaaagtttttgtgatggtatttagttctactttacatttgaaaaaaaactaattttcataagaaaaacttcgcacttagactcgccttgaagaggaggcagacatgaactcggaaatggcctattgagctTTCgcacgaaaacatgatatcttcacgcGTGAAGAtgacatgttattttcacacgtgaagatatcactgttgctatggttacgtATGAAAAttgcgcctttcgatgcctttcgtgaaatgatttaggatttcattggtgtttatataataaatagaatattacatggccgaaGTTTTCTTTTCTCGTGCtgcaaaatatttcactcgtccGCTGCGCATTGGGTTGTGCACATTATGCCGGCATAATTTGGAGCATAATAGTGAGGCATGGGCATCGAGCATAACGCCAGcataatagtaataaaaattCCCGGAAATATGTCAAAATatcgaaataaacaaatacattGGAATTAGGTACAATCTCGAAATTGGGATTCCTGATTTCCTGTGGAGAAATATACGTGACAATCGACTGCCCCAGACTTCACCACAAGGCGACTAGGAGTCTGGGACTCATTTATATTCCAATTTCCAAAATGGCAGAAATCTTATCATGGCATATCAAGTGATTCTATTTTACTTTTATGTAAAAAAGGAGTGATCTGGGGGAAAATTTTTGAGCATAATAGTAACATTTTTTTACCATAAAGAATTAACATAATATTGAAAATTGTGAGCATAATGTGGACACCCCtagctgcgctcactcgtgaagtatttttcaacactccacgagaaatttcgtatctccgcgcagCCATGTAATAATATCCTCTGTCTCTTTGGTGAGCACTAAattaatgggccatttccgagttgctgtttgtctcggtttggAAGTGAATCTTGGTACttaactattgtaagggaaatgagttgtaagaatacgcaacttatttccatttgaatggttctgcagcaggactcgctttgaaactgaggcatgcagcaactcggaaatggactcTTAAATGAAAAGCATCTCATTAATTGTGGTTCTAAAGAATGTATTCTTCCCGTTTTATCTGCAGAAAGCAGCAAGAAAGAAGATGTGTTGTATCCTGGTGATTGTAATTCTTGTTGCCGTTGTCTTAGGTGTCATCATTTATGTCGCCGTCCGCTAGACGTAAAAGAGTTAATTTTGTAATTATAGGGGAAAGTGGACTTTCTTTTGATTGTTGTATCTGTTTCCGCACTTCGGGAACTTAGTATGTAGATTCGTCTGTAGGCGCCCTTCACAAACATGCAAACTCAGTCTAGACTTCAAAATCCAATTGCTACTTTTGTTTTTACTCctgcaggagctcatcaagggaaCTTTCTATCTCCCATACTAGGCCTAGGAGTCAAGCCTTTCCCGAGTCGAgctatttatagaacgcctcccttaaGAGATTCAGCAAGAAGCCAATCTCCcctgggagattcagcacgcccactgttgtagaagccaatcaaaacaaagcgtCAAGGGAAATCTGATACATTtcgcggaaaaaaacctgttcctaaaaataaatttactctgGAAAGGGtagactcaaggaattagtggagttAGAGGCtgctcttgatgagctcctgtcaATCTTATTCATTGTGACAGTTGTTGTGATGTCAAGTACGAAAACCATCGAAGTGATTTGTGGTCCTTTAACGACAGAGTGCGATTGGGTTCTTTGATCTGGTCACGGTGCAGgccaagaaaaaacaaactggcTCAGCAAATCACACATTTTTTTGCGTCGCGAATGCTGCAGTTCGATAAGATCGGGTCGAAAGCTATACGGTCCACGGATGTTCTCAGAGCCCAGCACTACGCCTATATATAATAGCTGGGAGCTAATTTTGATTTGATCGTGTTCAGTGATTGACAGCGttgaaaaaatcaaatctttgaTTGAAATTAGAACTTTAGAGTTTGATCGTTTAtgttaaaataattacaatttaACGAAGTTTGGTTAAAGGGCTCAGATATTAGTGCACAGCACTGTAATGTGCATTTTACTGTTCTCACGtagagaaaaaatgagaaatgTAAATTTAAACTTGGTCTTTGTACTGTAATTATTGAGGAGGCTCAGATCTTTGAACAGCTTGTATTATTTTGAAGAATTGAATCTACTAACTGTTTCACAGATTTGCAATGTTATAGTGCCGTATGAAAAACTAATAATTgtttaacaagatgcacttatTAATATGACGTAAtatgtttccatggcaacaaaagCCATTTATAAACACTCTAATTTTTGTATTTCCAACGCTTATATCTAAAAGACGAACTCGGGGAGCCCCAATTTTTATTACTGGAAAGGGATTAccaggctaagataaaacttTCTGTAAAGCTAAAAGAGTTCTTTGGAGCGGATCTAAGGCAACCATTGCAAATGGACAATTTTAAGGTGTATCTTACCCGCGACTTGCAACGTTTTAGGGGTGAATTCGtcatttttcatttctgaaaaTTCTTGTGTAAGAATATACAGAAATCGTCATTTGCCACGGTTTATGCAATTCTTTCGATTAGTAGCACAATAGATAAGTTAAACTTCCGCATATATGTCACCGTAAACCTCCAGTATCGTAGTGAAATAGTAACAAGGTAGCTATTTTGTAACGAAGCTCGTGTTTAATGCCCTGTTCACACGAAACCTTAACCATGTTTTGgagatgtttagttaaacacgggTTGAAAGTGTTTCCTTTTAAAGCAAGTATACAGATTTTTGTCgactacaaatttagcacagatcaGAGCGTTTATTGCAACTCACCTGAATCTCGTGTaaaagccagtcctacatttATCTGTGACTGTGAATGGGGTATTAGATTCTTGTTGTTTGGATATAAATTAATCgctattccatgagcgcgcgttggatatgacatgtagttggctataaccagtctcttACTATATACTCATTtaaatatcgcgtttctgactGGTCACTGACGAATGCGTAAATACGTTGGAGATTGccatacggaagttgctattaaacaagcgcgaatggaataattgttttattaaatttaaaatttaaataaaaacagtTGTTTGGTATTCGGAATAGCTGCACTCGTTGATTAGCCTAAAAATCGTACTTGGTATTCAATTAGAGGAAAAGAAATACCATTAAAAAAGGGTGGAGCAAAAGCGTTTGAGGGAGCTTTTAGCACGCTGTGTTTTCAAGACACGGACGGCAagcggaagtgagctgttttcacacaaccatatttatattgctaagtatcccTTTCTCCCTTTCAGATGCTAAGTTTAAGAATCTTGGAGAAACTACTTTCCTGGCATGAGAAttgttcacttccggttaccGTCTGCGTCTCAAGAACGTCGCgtgaatagacctctttagcttgtacattttgttttcccatttcagaccacgtgatgtctAGGGAAAACTtcctttcaaatgtcgtcctacGCACGTGAATAcgtacgcataacttatgaaaaaacaaaaggaaaattcccttgaaaacatcacgtggtctgaaatgggaaaacaaaacgagCAAGCCAAAGAGGTCTATTGAGCTCCGTTTTGAGCGATGAACGGTAACCGGAAGTGGAACTTTAAAGTTCTTGTGCGCTGGGTTTGCCCAGATTTGCAAGCAAAATGTTTGGACGCAAACAAAGTAAGCGATCAAAGAAAAGAGAGAGGACATGATGGGTTGTCTCTTCTTGTCTCTGCTCTGTTTAAACGAGAAAAATCGTGAAGCGAGGGCAAGGCGTGTAGGCCCAGCAGGAGCCCAGGGCTCACTTAATTTTCATGCACTTCTCAACATAACGGGCCAATTTTGAAAATTACAGTTGTCTTCCAACCGTTGAGGTTGTGATGGTTTGTTGCGCAGTGAAGCAAATGTTTCGTAATGAGGAATAACCGTCAATAAAATTGTAGTCTTCAATTTTTAAACCCCTCTGATCATTTCCGCGCTCAATAGGAGACAGTGGCCCATCAAATGGAGCCTCTATTCCATGAGTCATCCCTTTCCTGAGTTTTTCCTGAGTTTATTTGTGGTTAGAACGgcttttcccgcgaaaagtgtGATATTTCCATGGCGAAACTGAAACGGGAAAAAATTCCAGCGTGATGCGTGTTGGGTTACATGACGTAAAGCAATAGTACTGTCATAGCCCTGTTTTGATTGGGCTTTTAACCTCGAAACCGCCGATCGAATAACGTAACTCAACTCGAAAAGGGGTTGACTCCGAGTCCCAGTTAGCatgcgtagctggcgggataCCCTTCTTCACAGCCGTTATTGGGGCGTGGCGTCACGCGACTCTCgcgcgttgcgtgacatccaaaaaacggctgcgaaggagataACAATACCTAACCaacaaggcctaatcagaataacaatggttcttttttcttccgccattttggtccggtatatgaaagtctacccttCAGTTGCTATTAAGTCCCCTAATGACTTGAAACATGGATATTTTAGACTGAAAGTAAAGGCGTTGTTACACCGTATAAATTCTCGTGCAACtagtctcgcaacgccatttctacaaGCGTTCTCACCttacgaaacaagttgttttacgggtgttacactgagcaacgtttcatgcaacctgtctcgtttcgatgatcacatgaagTTAAAGGAACATGTTCATTGGCTGTTGCAGCAAACCGTTGTGACACAAATTGTAGGACTGATGTTACAGTGCGCAATGCTCGTTtcaaccgttgcggaaagtagaactcgATTATATTAATTTCCGCAAGGGTTTCTGCAACTGGTCTCGCAACGTTTTCGGCCGTTACAAGGTGtgttacattgggcaatgatTTCTGCAAGTTGTCTCGCAAtgacgttgcgagacaagtcgcgcgaaaaattgcacagtgtaacagcgccttaaagaAAGCCTGACTTCTCCCTCTCCTAAAATTTTAGGAGTTTAATTTAAGGAAGGTTAACAGTAGCGTCATAACCAGAGTTTAATGCATGGAGacggttatgaaactcgacgacaagtcttttttttattcatgtttttgtctgtatttttggctTTGACGGTGCACAAAACGCATCTTTTCTCGaaaagataaccaatcaaatctttcgattaaattatgcgcaactaatatttgcgaagcgaaaacaaaacattgtgcactgtcacggtaaatagggagtttaagaaaccacgacggctacggcgacaaaaacgtcacttcaaaatataagtttgagctattctaagtatttcatgattattccatcttgtttgtattatacaatatgggcgaagtgtcctataactggattggtacggacggatttgaactaaagagtgagactgaaagattcactgtagtttgtccacgttgtcgtcaaaaccttaaacttggtcatttcacgtagtattTTCGACGAGTACGGGGGAGAAATGCTTAAAAATGAGTACCGCTAGTGCAGTACGaacattttggttcttttaaccaataatattattgctttttggcgttgtcattagggagctttagcaatgacgacggcaacggcaacgagaacgtcatgaaaaaacataaattcccgttattgcgatcacttcgcgactattccgaactttttaatatgacaaaggtgtggcagtcctTCAGAAATGAAACGGTTACGAGCGGcggttaatttaggggagaaaaatgaaaatttatt harbors:
- the LOC137975591 gene encoding syntaxin-12-like, whose product is MSFGEFSANSGSGGTSEYNRLCGCVSNNIQAINKNVASIERLVDKLGTSEDHSQLQSKLQQTEQATQKLAKETNSFLKQLPHLLGEAPADKRQRKIQVEKLADNFTAALNSFQKVQRIAAEKERESVSRARSISSTMPAPSQMGGFTDDHTLAENDRTAGGLQVQAEEEVSVELIEERERAIRQLESDIVGVNEIFRDLATMVYEQGEVIDSIEAHVEVTSVNVEQANVQLDKASHYQKAARKKMCCILVIVILVAVVLGVIIYVAVR